The Salvelinus alpinus chromosome 28, SLU_Salpinus.1, whole genome shotgun sequence genome includes a window with the following:
- the LOC139557876 gene encoding emerin-like: MATLGSKSDQEIRELLDEYGIKHGPIVDTTRPLYEKKLKEAMAKDKKVTKPSSDKTFYREEQEEVTYVTYRTPVISEMPSGDGKPYMRSRPEYSERDFVDDKLYSRSRPEYSSGRQYVDEPHVYNTPSYSSYSKPTPVVKSGGVVVKEEITESSGKLVPLWIQLLVFLIVAGFLYFIFINMESVESNPFNRIQ, encoded by the exons ATGGCCACACTGGGAAGTAAGTCTGACCAAGAAATCAGGGAACTGTTGGACGAGTATGGAATTAAGCACGGACCTATCGTTG ACACTACAAGGCCCCTGTATGAGAAGAAGCTAAAAGAGGCCATGGCCAAAGACAAGAAAGTCACAAAACCATCCTCAGACAAAACCTTCTACAGAGAAGAGC AGGAAGAAGTCACTTATGTTACCTATCGGACACCA GTTATAAGTGAAATGCCTTCAGGAGATGGAAAACCCTACATGAGGTCAAGACCAGAGTATAGTGAGAGGGACTTTGTGGATGA CAAACTCTATTCAAGATCAAGACCAGAGTACAGCAGCGGAAGACAATACGTTGATGA GCCCCATGTCTACAACACACCATCATACTCCTCCTACTCCAAACCAACGCCTGTGGTGAAGTCTGGAGGTGTCGTTGTGAAGGAGGAAATAACAGAGAGCTCTGGGAAACTGGTCCCTCTCTGGATCCAGTTACTGGTCTTCCTGATCGTAGCCGGGTTCCTCTACTTCATATTTATCAACATGGAGTCCGTAGAGAGTAACCCCTTTAACAGAATCCAATAA